From a region of the Campylobacter showae genome:
- the fliH gene encoding flagellar assembly protein FliH, translated as MKSSVITNERSKEHFVKNYRFKILGQEKRSDDAQAAHESGTRRASEHKGERALNGEQESSNLNDAKEQSAHFKPESSFIEELLKRTDEMSGSMIKLQMQIENQENEFAKRLESEIQRAKEDGIKQGRDEAAAKFDEELRALESRYLGSINKLEEQAAKFESLIASSEAQLPATAVDIAKEVVKKEISLNSANIAAAICKELFSEIKDAKEVQVKVNPKDYEFIKENFSGQNVKISADEAISAGGAIVLSDAGNLEGTIEARLEKIKKIIGQ; from the coding sequence ATGAAAAGTAGCGTAATAACAAACGAGCGCTCAAAAGAGCACTTCGTAAAAAACTATCGGTTTAAAATTTTAGGTCAGGAAAAAAGAAGCGATGATGCGCAAGCGGCTCACGAGAGCGGGACTCGCCGCGCGTCAGAACATAAAGGTGAGCGAGCTTTAAACGGCGAGCAAGAGAGCTCAAATTTAAACGACGCAAAAGAGCAAAGCGCGCATTTTAAGCCTGAATCAAGCTTCATCGAGGAGCTTTTGAAGCGCACCGACGAAATGAGCGGCAGTATGATAAAGCTGCAAATGCAAATCGAAAATCAAGAAAATGAATTTGCTAAACGCCTAGAAAGCGAGATCCAGCGCGCCAAAGAGGACGGCATAAAGCAGGGTAGAGACGAGGCGGCGGCTAAATTTGACGAGGAGCTAAGAGCGCTTGAGAGCAGGTATCTTGGCTCGATAAATAAGCTAGAGGAGCAGGCGGCTAAATTTGAAAGCCTCATCGCATCTAGCGAAGCGCAGCTGCCCGCTACCGCAGTTGATATAGCCAAAGAGGTCGTAAAAAAAGAGATTTCTCTAAATTCGGCAAACATCGCCGCAGCAATATGTAAAGAGCTTTTTAGCGAGATAAAAGACGCCAAAGAGGTGCAGGTTAAAGTAAATCCGAAAGATTACGAGTTTATCAAAGAAAATTTCTCCGGTCAAAACGTCAAAATCTCCGCCGACGAAGCCATCAGCGCAGGCGGAGCGATCGTGCTTAGCGACGCGGGCAACCTCGAGGGCACGATCGAAGCCAGACTAGAAAAAATCAAAAAGATAATAGGACAATGA
- the pheA gene encoding prephenate dehydratase produces MQNINDLRSEIDKIDDEVLKRLNERMNFVRKIGELKQTSGSAIYRPERERAILNRLEGQDSTFLNKAAIEAIYLEIFAVSRNLEMPEKVAYLGPEGTYTHQAAESRFGAMSAYLPLASIEAVFTKLKHKEAKYGVVPIENNTEGAVGATLDCLGRFDSVKAVAEIYMDIHHIFASKCENLKDIKRIYSHPQGYNQCRKFLDDHMLSAVEFIPAKSTAQAAQLASSEPNSAAICSKIAAKLYGVPILFETIEDNAANRTRFFILSDFKNERAQKNKTSILAKTEHRPGGLVELLLAFRDEGINITKLESRPIKQREFKANFYIDFEGHIDDDNVQKAIQKAISYGHEIAWLGSYVAWEE; encoded by the coding sequence ATGCAAAACATAAACGACCTTAGAAGCGAGATAGATAAGATCGACGATGAGGTGCTAAAGCGCCTAAACGAGCGCATGAATTTCGTGAGAAAGATCGGCGAACTAAAGCAAACCAGCGGCAGTGCGATCTACCGCCCCGAGCGCGAAAGAGCGATCCTAAACCGCCTCGAGGGGCAGGACTCCACATTTTTAAATAAAGCCGCGATCGAGGCGATTTATCTTGAAATTTTTGCCGTCAGTAGAAACCTCGAGATGCCCGAAAAAGTCGCATATCTAGGGCCTGAGGGCACCTACACCCACCAAGCCGCAGAGAGTCGTTTCGGCGCAATGAGCGCGTATTTGCCGCTAGCTAGCATCGAGGCGGTTTTTACCAAACTAAAGCACAAAGAGGCCAAATACGGCGTCGTGCCGATAGAAAACAACACCGAAGGCGCGGTGGGCGCGACGCTAGACTGCCTCGGGCGGTTTGATAGCGTCAAGGCCGTGGCTGAAATTTACATGGATATCCACCATATTTTTGCGAGCAAGTGCGAAAATTTAAAGGATATTAAACGCATCTACTCGCACCCGCAAGGCTACAATCAGTGCCGCAAATTTTTGGACGATCATATGCTCTCAGCAGTCGAGTTTATCCCGGCAAAATCGACCGCACAGGCCGCGCAACTAGCTAGTAGCGAGCCAAACTCGGCCGCTATCTGCTCTAAGATCGCTGCCAAGCTTTACGGCGTGCCGATTTTGTTTGAGACGATCGAGGATAACGCTGCAAACCGCACGAGATTTTTTATCTTAAGCGATTTTAAAAACGAGCGCGCGCAAAAAAACAAAACATCAATCCTAGCAAAGACCGAGCACCGCCCCGGCGGGCTAGTGGAGCTATTACTAGCCTTTAGAGACGAGGGTATAAACATAACCAAATTAGAGAGCCGCCCGATAAAACAGCGCGAATTTAAAGCGAATTTTTATATAGATTTCGAGGGGCACATCGACGACGACAACGTCCAAAAAGCGATACAAAAAGCGATAAGCTACGGCCATGAGATCGCATGGCTAGGAAGCTACGTCGCGTGGGAGGAATGA
- a CDS encoding Fur family transcriptional regulator, producing the protein MNYMELLKTHGLKATPQRLSVLKILDRHTHPTIDELYEEICAENPSVSLATVYKNLNMLKDEGLVVEVNMPNQKARYDIFSYPHIHVVCESCGHVEDYNFCEALSEYKENLERKLGNFIEKMNVLVTVKDCQNCRH; encoded by the coding sequence ATGAACTATATGGAACTTCTCAAAACTCACGGCCTCAAAGCCACCCCGCAGCGCCTCAGCGTGCTCAAGATCCTCGACCGCCACACGCACCCGACGATCGATGAGCTTTACGAAGAGATCTGTGCTGAAAACCCGTCCGTATCGCTCGCGACGGTGTATAAAAACCTAAATATGCTAAAGGACGAGGGGCTCGTCGTCGAGGTCAATATGCCAAACCAAAAGGCGCGCTACGATATCTTTAGCTATCCGCACATCCACGTCGTATGCGAGAGCTGTGGGCACGTCGAGGACTATAACTTCTGCGAGGCGCTGAGCGAGTACAAGGAAAATTTAGAAAGAAAGCTCGGAAATTTCATCGAAAAGATGAATGTGCTCGTAACCGTGAAGGACTGCCAAAACTGCCGCCATTAA
- the lysA gene encoding diaminopimelate decarboxylase, which translates to MDFTNLAQKYGTPLYVYDFDYMAHRYEALKNAFHARKSLVCYAVKANSNLSVLKFLAGLGAGFDCVSVGEVRRALLAGAKSYQIILSGVGKRDDELKFALENEILMINLESEAEMNRLEDIAKQLGKPARISIRVNPDIDAKTHPYISTGLNENKFGVDLQTAKKMYLHAKNSPHLEPVGIHSHIGSQITDIKPVIEAAKIVANLTRELKAAQIDIKFFDVGGGIGIVYGDESEPDLYEYAQGILANLSGLDVTVVCEPGRFIVGNAGYFLTSVLYEKFNKNKRFVVVDGAMNDLIRPSLYQAWHKIFAISGGKTLCECKTEQLRELKFSPCDVVGPICESGDFLAKDRNLPPLNPGDLVVIKSAGAYGFAMSSNYNTRGRVAEVAVKGGEDFLIRRRESFEDVVALEREFLG; encoded by the coding sequence ATGGATTTTACGAATTTAGCGCAAAAATACGGCACCCCTCTTTACGTTTACGATTTTGACTACATGGCACACCGCTACGAAGCGCTAAAAAACGCGTTTCACGCTAGAAAATCTCTCGTATGCTACGCCGTTAAGGCAAACTCGAATTTAAGCGTTTTAAAATTTTTAGCCGGGCTTGGAGCCGGGTTTGACTGCGTGAGCGTGGGTGAAGTTAGGCGTGCGCTGCTAGCGGGCGCTAAAAGCTATCAGATCATCTTAAGCGGCGTGGGCAAGCGCGACGACGAGCTCAAATTTGCGCTGGAAAATGAAATCTTGATGATAAATTTAGAAAGCGAAGCTGAGATGAACCGCCTGGAGGATATCGCAAAGCAGCTGGGCAAGCCCGCTCGCATCAGCATCCGCGTAAATCCAGACATCGATGCCAAGACGCACCCCTACATCTCAACCGGACTAAACGAAAATAAATTTGGCGTAGATCTGCAAACGGCGAAAAAAATGTATCTACACGCTAAAAACTCGCCGCATCTCGAGCCTGTGGGCATCCATAGCCACATCGGCTCGCAGATAACCGACATAAAGCCCGTTATCGAAGCGGCAAAGATCGTGGCAAATTTGACTAGAGAGCTAAAAGCCGCGCAAATCGACATCAAATTTTTTGACGTCGGCGGCGGCATAGGCATCGTTTACGGCGACGAGAGCGAGCCTGATCTATACGAATACGCGCAGGGCATTTTGGCAAATTTAAGCGGCCTGGACGTTACGGTAGTTTGCGAGCCGGGACGCTTTATCGTCGGCAACGCGGGGTATTTTCTAACTAGCGTTCTTTACGAGAAATTTAATAAAAACAAGCGCTTTGTGGTCGTGGACGGCGCGATGAACGACCTTATCCGTCCGAGTCTCTATCAGGCTTGGCATAAAATTTTTGCTATTAGCGGCGGCAAGACTCTTTGCGAGTGTAAGACCGAGCAACTTCGGGAGCTCAAATTTAGCCCTTGCGACGTGGTCGGACCGATCTGCGAGAGCGGCGATTTCCTCGCAAAAGACCGAAATTTACCGCCTCTAAACCCAGGCGATCTCGTCGTTATCAAATCAGCAGGTGCATACGGCTTTGCCATGAGCAGCAACTACAACACTCGTGGGCGCGTCGCGGAGGTTGCGGTAAAAGGCGGCGAAGACTTTTTGATAAGACGCCGCGAGAGCTTTGAGGATGTAGTGGCGCTGGAGCGAGAATTTTTAGGCTAG
- the fliF gene encoding flagellar basal-body MS-ring/collar protein FliF yields the protein MDFKTAIQQIGQVYHNLSLRQRLVAAGSVVLVVGFLVFLSIHKSSNENYDGYSVLFENTSAADSALIIQQLEKDKVKYKILNEGTILVPNSDVYRERISIASLGILKDGKVGFEIFDKQEFGATDAEQKVKFQRALEGELARTIESLAPINKAIVRIAIPKETIFTERATPPSASIVLNLKDGQSLNLKQITGIKNLVAAAVANLKPEQVKIVSQDGVPLGEEDGEYDSDQITQQIRYKRDAEHNLEEKIINVLSPIVGGSDKVVAKVTIDFDFARKDSQSETFDPNSVARSEQNVEEKRQGSKEAEVQGVPGAVSNIGPVEGLQDGKMKELYSKSSSTTNYEISKKVERVKDQFAKINRLSAAVVVDGKYENKKDEKGNPTSEIAYVPLDKEQLARIDALIRQSIGFDQNRGDEVTVSNFEFQRQDGQTPASKVQSFFELYIVPFLPILKYLFVAILLYVFYKKVITPFMTKMLEDVKEEEIDLSENEVQLEDSEDTLEKFQAARKKVEEQLGIGDNFNEDDLRYDVLLEKMKLVVQDRSEEIAVLLQDMIKNDSDFSNRKDF from the coding sequence ATGGATTTCAAAACCGCAATTCAACAAATCGGACAGGTCTATCACAACCTCTCGTTAAGGCAGCGCCTAGTCGCCGCAGGCTCGGTCGTGCTCGTGGTCGGTTTTTTAGTGTTTTTGAGCATTCACAAAAGCTCAAACGAAAACTACGACGGCTATAGCGTACTTTTTGAAAACACTTCCGCCGCAGACTCTGCGCTGATAATCCAGCAGCTTGAAAAAGATAAGGTAAAGTATAAAATTTTAAACGAGGGCACGATTTTGGTGCCAAACTCAGACGTTTACCGAGAGAGGATCTCGATCGCGTCGCTTGGGATTTTAAAGGACGGTAAGGTCGGATTTGAGATTTTCGATAAGCAAGAATTTGGCGCGACGGATGCCGAGCAAAAGGTTAAATTTCAGCGTGCTTTAGAGGGCGAGTTAGCTCGTACGATCGAAAGTCTAGCGCCGATAAATAAAGCCATCGTGCGTATCGCGATACCCAAAGAAACGATTTTTACCGAGCGAGCCACGCCGCCAAGTGCGTCTATCGTGTTAAATTTAAAAGACGGGCAGAGCTTAAATTTAAAACAAATCACGGGCATTAAAAATTTAGTCGCCGCAGCGGTGGCAAATTTAAAACCCGAGCAAGTAAAAATCGTAAGTCAAGACGGAGTGCCGCTTGGCGAGGAGGACGGCGAATACGATAGCGATCAGATCACGCAACAAATCCGCTACAAACGCGACGCCGAGCACAATCTCGAAGAAAAAATCATAAACGTCCTATCGCCTATCGTGGGTGGCTCGGATAAGGTCGTAGCCAAAGTAACGATAGACTTTGACTTTGCTAGAAAAGATAGCCAAAGCGAGACCTTTGATCCAAACTCCGTAGCTAGAAGCGAGCAAAACGTCGAAGAAAAACGCCAAGGCAGTAAAGAAGCCGAAGTGCAAGGCGTGCCGGGAGCCGTAAGTAACATCGGTCCGGTCGAAGGCCTGCAAGACGGTAAAATGAAAGAGCTGTACTCAAAAAGCTCATCTACGACAAACTATGAAATCTCAAAAAAAGTCGAGCGCGTCAAGGATCAGTTTGCTAAGATAAACCGCCTAAGCGCCGCTGTCGTCGTGGATGGAAAATACGAAAATAAAAAAGACGAAAAAGGAAATCCAACTAGCGAAATAGCCTACGTACCGCTTGATAAAGAGCAGCTAGCGCGTATAGACGCTCTTATTCGCCAGTCTATCGGCTTTGATCAAAACAGAGGCGACGAGGTTACTGTTAGTAACTTTGAGTTCCAGCGTCAAGACGGACAGACGCCGGCTAGCAAAGTTCAGTCCTTTTTCGAGCTTTACATAGTGCCGTTTTTACCTATCTTAAAGTATCTTTTTGTAGCGATCTTACTATATGTATTCTACAAGAAAGTCATTACGCCGTTTATGACCAAAATGCTTGAGGACGTAAAAGAAGAAGAGATCGATCTATCCGAAAACGAGGTTCAGCTTGAGGATAGCGAAGATACGCTGGAGAAATTTCAAGCAGCTAGGAAAAAGGTTGAGGAGCAACTGGGTATCGGAGATAACTTTAACGAGGACGACCTGCGCTACGATGTATTACTAGAAAAGATGAAACTAGTCGTTCAAGATCGCAGCGAAGAGATAGCCGTATTGCTTCAAGATATGATAAAAAACGATTCTGACTTTAGCAACCGTAAGGACTTTTAA
- a CDS encoding SMI1/KNR4 family protein, giving the protein MENLLLAQLREALPQGMHVPSETQALYAWIEANGFYDDIGGRRRGYLYPQDRLRQSWSDDEREGGTDIVFFTDEPKNRDEELRYWFYGEDRELAAEIKQRLCVFAGSGSEGSMCALWLDDAGETKIVHMGSGSGSTMTCVLAHSGLDFLRLLAIGYDEICWDEDFSAPPNSENDDFIVHPNLKFQQWVTETFKTTIPQTALELVTPAHLDDENPSDEFLIWVNRVAK; this is encoded by the coding sequence GTGGAAAATTTATTGTTAGCGCAGCTGCGCGAGGCACTACCGCAGGGCATGCACGTACCGAGCGAGACCCAGGCGCTTTATGCGTGGATCGAGGCAAACGGCTTTTATGACGACATTGGCGGGCGCAGACGCGGCTATCTCTACCCGCAGGATCGGCTACGGCAGAGCTGGAGCGACGATGAGCGCGAGGGCGGCACGGACATCGTATTTTTCACGGATGAGCCGAAAAATCGCGACGAGGAGCTAAGGTATTGGTTTTACGGCGAGGATCGCGAGCTTGCCGCGGAGATCAAGCAGCGGCTTTGCGTGTTCGCAGGCAGCGGCTCGGAGGGCTCGATGTGCGCGCTGTGGCTGGACGATGCAGGGGAAACAAAGATCGTGCATATGGGCTCCGGCTCGGGCTCGACGATGACATGCGTTTTGGCTCATAGCGGGCTTGATTTTTTGCGATTGCTTGCGATTGGATACGATGAAATTTGCTGGGACGAGGATTTTAGTGCGCCGCCAAACAGCGAGAATGACGACTTTATCGTGCATCCAAACCTGAAATTTCAGCAGTGGGTAACGGAGACGTTCAAAACGACGATCCCGCAGACCGCGCTTGAGCTCGTCACTCCCGCGCATCTAGACGACGAGAACCCGAGCGATGAGTTTTTGATCTGGGTAAATCGCGTCGCGAAGTGA
- the fliG gene encoding flagellar motor switch protein FliG: MAIKLNEQQKMIYDDLSMPEKVAILLIQLGEDVTTLLFSHMEVDVITEISRYIATAKSTDKSVAAAVLEEFYALMQSNQYMRSGGLEYAKEILYRTFGPEAAQKILDKLAKSMENTKSFGYLTKVKPQQLADFIVNEHPQTIALILAHMDSTSAAETLSFFNNELRSEVVVRMANLGDISPSIIKRVSTVLEGKLESLTSYKVEVGGPRAVAEVLNRLGQKASKATIEYIEDVDDKLATTIKELMFTFEDINTLNQAAIREILKNVDKKDLMVALKGSGDALRDKFLSSMSQRASDSFKEEMQFLGAVRVKDVEEAQRRIVEQVQALAESGAFQIGESDEMIE, encoded by the coding sequence ATGGCAATAAAGTTAAATGAACAACAAAAGATGATTTACGACGACCTTTCGATGCCCGAAAAGGTCGCTATTTTGCTTATTCAGCTAGGCGAAGATGTCACGACTCTGCTTTTTTCGCATATGGAGGTTGACGTCATAACCGAAATTTCGCGCTATATAGCTACCGCAAAGAGTACCGACAAAAGCGTAGCTGCTGCGGTTTTAGAAGAATTTTACGCTCTCATGCAGTCAAATCAGTATATGAGAAGCGGCGGCTTAGAGTACGCGAAAGAAATTTTATACCGCACCTTTGGTCCTGAAGCCGCGCAAAAGATACTCGACAAGCTCGCAAAAAGCATGGAAAACACAAAGAGCTTCGGCTATCTTACTAAGGTCAAGCCTCAGCAGCTTGCAGACTTTATCGTTAACGAACATCCGCAGACTATCGCGCTTATTTTGGCGCATATGGACTCAACCAGCGCAGCCGAGACGCTTTCGTTTTTTAATAACGAGCTTAGAAGCGAGGTCGTCGTGAGAATGGCAAATTTGGGCGACATTAGCCCGTCTATAATCAAACGCGTTTCAACGGTACTAGAGGGCAAACTAGAGAGCCTCACGTCCTACAAGGTCGAAGTCGGCGGCCCGAGAGCCGTGGCGGAGGTGTTAAACCGCCTCGGACAAAAGGCGTCCAAAGCTACGATCGAATATATCGAGGACGTCGACGACAAGCTCGCTACGACGATCAAAGAGCTTATGTTTACCTTTGAGGATATTAACACCCTCAATCAAGCAGCTATCCGCGAAATACTTAAAAACGTCGATAAAAAAGACCTCATGGTCGCTCTAAAAGGCAGCGGCGACGCATTGAGAGATAAATTTCTCTCCAGTATGTCTCAGCGCGCCAGCGATTCGTTTAAAGAAGAAATGCAGTTTTTGGGAGCGGTGCGCGTAAAAGACGTCGAAGAGGCGCAGCGCCGCATAGTAGAGCAGGTTCAGGCCCTAGCCGAAAGCGGGGCGTTCCAAATAGGCGAAAGCGATGAGATGATAGAATGA
- the hisC gene encoding histidinol-phosphate transaminase, whose product MKFNENLANLVSYEAGKPIELVVREYGIDAKDVIKLASNENPYGTSPAVVKAVSEIVNKMHLYPDDSYFELKAVLASKFGVSEKSIVIGSGSDQIIEFAVHAKANAKRGILTAGITFAMYEIYAKAAGAKVFKTQSKEHDLSEFLQIYKANKDEIGVIFLCVPNNPLGGCLDAEEIYKFLEQIDADTLVVIDGAYQEFAKFKDAKKEIKPKGLIAKFPNAIYLGTFSKAYGLGGMRVGYGIGEVSVMSELGKLRAPFNITTLSLKAAIEALKDEEFVKMTLETNFEEMKKYEDFADKHGIKRLPSFTNFIVFEFERQSASELAQNLLKKGIILRDLKAYGLNAVRITIGLPSQNDVVLKQIGGNLK is encoded by the coding sequence ATGAAATTTAACGAAAATTTGGCAAATTTAGTGAGCTACGAGGCGGGCAAACCTATCGAGCTCGTCGTGCGCGAATACGGCATCGACGCCAAAGACGTCATCAAACTAGCCAGCAACGAAAACCCGTATGGCACGAGTCCTGCGGTAGTAAAAGCGGTCAGCGAGATAGTAAATAAAATGCATCTTTATCCCGACGATAGCTACTTTGAGCTAAAGGCCGTGCTAGCTAGTAAATTCGGCGTTAGCGAAAAATCTATCGTAATAGGCTCTGGAAGCGATCAGATAATAGAATTTGCCGTGCACGCAAAAGCAAACGCAAAGAGGGGAATTTTAACTGCGGGCATAACATTTGCGATGTATGAAATTTACGCTAAAGCAGCGGGCGCAAAGGTATTTAAAACCCAGAGCAAAGAGCATGATTTAAGCGAGTTTTTGCAAATTTACAAGGCAAACAAAGACGAGATCGGCGTGATATTTTTATGCGTGCCCAATAACCCTCTAGGAGGCTGCCTAGACGCCGAGGAAATTTATAAATTTTTAGAGCAGATTGACGCCGATACGCTCGTGGTTATCGACGGCGCGTATCAGGAGTTTGCTAAATTTAAAGACGCGAAAAAAGAGATAAAGCCGAAGGGACTCATAGCTAAATTTCCAAACGCGATATATCTAGGCACGTTTTCTAAGGCTTACGGTCTTGGCGGTATGCGCGTAGGATACGGCATCGGCGAAGTAAGCGTGATGAGCGAGCTGGGCAAACTAAGAGCACCTTTTAATATAACGACGCTTAGCCTAAAAGCGGCCATAGAAGCGCTAAAAGACGAAGAATTCGTAAAAATGACGCTTGAGACGAATTTTGAAGAGATGAAAAAATATGAAGATTTTGCTGATAAGCACGGCATAAAACGTCTGCCGAGCTTTACGAATTTTATCGTTTTTGAGTTTGAGCGTCAAAGCGCTAGCGAGCTTGCTCAAAATCTGTTAAAAAAAGGTATAATTTTACGTGATCTAAAAGCTTACGGATTAAACGCGGTTCGCATAACGATCGGACTGCCTAGTCAAAACGACGTAGTTTTAAAACAAATTGGGGGAAATTTAAAGTAA
- the dxs gene encoding 1-deoxy-D-xylulose-5-phosphate synthase, whose amino-acid sequence MDVKSMNMEELEALCGKLRDKILQTVSANGGHLSSNIGAVELIVAMHYVFDAAKDPFIFDVSHQSYAHKLITGRWDKFDTLRKFGGISGYTKPSESKYDYFIAGHSSTSISLAVGASKAIKLKGEDRIPVALIGDGSMSAGIAYEALNELGDIKNPCVIILNDNEMSISKPIGAFSNYLSQMMAGPLYQKFKSRVEKFLSYMPDGAAYMARRMEEGIRIFTPGMFFEELGLEYIGPVNGHDVKALIEAFSVAKGMKKPVVVHAQTLKGKGYEKAEGHLASWHGVSPFDLQSGEAIKKPAAKSATALFAENLTELASEHKNIVGVTAAMPTGTGIDALMERFPDRFWDVAIAEQHAVASMAAMAKEGFKPFIAIYSTFLQRAFDQVVHDCAIMNLNVVFAMDRAGIVGEDGETHQGAFDVSYLNLIPNLTIFAPRCADSFRLAMRYAYAHEGPCAFRYPRGAFSLAQGEFEARELKLGKGEVLVEGGGEAAFIAYGNAAGKANATRKILLKKTDGKFDPSLVDLVFVKPLDGELLQELARRHKIWYVFSDTAKKGGVGEILAAFLQERCIFDVRIVSFEFDDAFIPHGATADVEKALGIDTASICEKILAQRTDQI is encoded by the coding sequence ATAGACGTAAAATCTATGAACATGGAGGAACTCGAAGCGCTTTGCGGAAAGCTCCGTGATAAAATTTTACAAACCGTCAGCGCAAACGGCGGGCATCTTAGCTCAAACATCGGCGCAGTCGAGCTAATCGTCGCGATGCACTATGTTTTTGACGCCGCAAAAGATCCGTTTATATTTGACGTTAGCCACCAAAGCTACGCGCACAAGCTAATCACCGGACGCTGGGATAAATTTGACACGCTTAGAAAATTTGGCGGTATCAGCGGCTACACCAAGCCTTCCGAGAGCAAATACGACTACTTTATCGCCGGTCACAGCTCCACCTCTATCTCGCTAGCAGTCGGCGCGTCAAAGGCGATCAAACTAAAGGGCGAGGATCGCATCCCCGTGGCCCTCATCGGCGACGGATCGATGAGCGCGGGTATCGCGTACGAGGCGCTAAATGAGCTAGGCGATATCAAAAATCCCTGCGTCATCATCCTAAACGATAATGAAATGAGCATCAGCAAGCCTATCGGCGCCTTTAGCAACTACCTCTCGCAGATGATGGCCGGGCCGCTGTATCAGAAGTTTAAAAGCCGCGTAGAGAAATTTTTAAGCTATATGCCGGATGGCGCCGCGTATATGGCGCGCAGGATGGAGGAGGGTATCAGGATCTTTACGCCCGGGATGTTTTTCGAGGAGCTGGGGCTCGAGTACATCGGTCCCGTAAACGGCCACGACGTGAAGGCGCTCATCGAGGCTTTTAGCGTCGCAAAAGGGATGAAAAAGCCCGTCGTCGTGCACGCTCAGACGCTAAAAGGCAAAGGTTACGAAAAGGCCGAGGGACATCTAGCCAGCTGGCACGGCGTGAGTCCGTTTGATCTGCAAAGCGGCGAGGCTATCAAAAAACCAGCCGCCAAATCGGCTACCGCGCTATTTGCGGAAAATTTGACCGAGCTAGCGAGCGAGCATAAAAATATCGTCGGAGTAACCGCCGCGATGCCTACTGGCACGGGTATAGACGCTCTGATGGAGAGATTTCCGGATAGGTTTTGGGATGTCGCGATCGCCGAGCAGCACGCCGTGGCCTCTATGGCCGCGATGGCTAAGGAGGGCTTTAAGCCCTTTATCGCGATTTATTCGACATTTTTGCAGCGGGCGTTTGACCAGGTCGTGCACGACTGCGCGATCATGAATCTAAATGTCGTTTTTGCGATGGACCGCGCGGGCATCGTCGGCGAGGACGGCGAGACGCATCAGGGCGCGTTTGACGTGAGCTATCTAAATTTGATCCCGAATTTGACGATTTTCGCGCCTCGCTGTGCCGATAGTTTTAGGCTCGCGATGCGCTACGCCTACGCTCACGAGGGGCCTTGCGCTTTTCGCTATCCGCGCGGAGCTTTTTCGCTGGCGCAGGGTGAATTTGAGGCGCGAGAGCTAAAGCTCGGCAAGGGCGAAGTTTTAGTCGAAGGCGGCGGCGAAGCGGCATTTATCGCTTACGGCAACGCCGCGGGCAAGGCAAATGCCACGCGCAAAATTTTGCTTAAAAAAACGGACGGCAAATTTGACCCAAGCCTCGTTGATCTAGTGTTTGTTAAGCCGCTTGACGGCGAACTCTTACAAGAGCTCGCGCGCAGGCATAAGATTTGGTACGTCTTTTCCGATACTGCAAAAAAGGGCGGCGTAGGCGAGATTTTGGCTGCGTTTTTGCAGGAACGGTGCATTTTTGACGTACGCATCGTTAGCTTTGAGTTTGACGACGCATTTATCCCGCACGGCGCTACGGCCGACGTTGAAAAGGCTCTTGGTATCGATACGGCAAGCATTTGCGAGAAAATTTTAGCCCAGAGGACGGATCAAATTTGA